tccaaccgattttcgTGGAAATTGGGTCAtaggaaaggatttttaattccaaacaaataatgtatctatgaaaattttcattattccaaTAGTTTCCACGTTAatggaaaaataagaaaaattttccgGCTACAAAGTGTTTATGCTATAACTCctctaatttccaaccgattttcgTGGAAATCGGGTCAtaggaaaggatttttaattccaaacaaacaATGTGtctacaaaaattttcattattccaaTAGTTTCCACGTTAatggaaaattaagaaaaattttccgGATCCAAAGGGTTTTTGCTATAACTCctctaatttccaaccgattttcgTGGAAATTGGGTCAtaggaaaggatttttaattccaaacaaataatgtatctatgaaaattttcattattccaatagtttccaagttaatggaaaaataaggaaaattttcCAGATACAAAGTGTCTTTGCTATAACTCCTccaatttccaaccgattttcgTCGAAATTGGGTCATaggaaagaatttttaatttcaaacaaataatgtatctatgaaaattttcattattccaaTAGTTTCCACGTTAAtggaaaaataaggaaaattttcCAGATACAAAGTGTCTTTGCTATAACTCctctaatttccaaccgattttcgTGGAAATTGGGTCAtaggaaaggatttttaattccaaacaaataatgtatctatgaaaattttcattattccaatagtttccaagttaatggaaaaataaggaaaatttgCCAGATACAAAGTGTCTTTGCTATAACTCctctaatttccaaccgattttcgTGGAAATTGGGTCAtaggaaaggatttttaattccaaacaaataatgtatctatgaaaattttcattattccaatagtttccaagttaatggaaaaataaggaaaatttgCCAGATACAAAGTGTCTTTGCTATAACTCctctaatttccaaccgattttcgTGGAAATTGGGTCAtaggaaaggatttttaattccaaacaaataatgtatctatgaaaattttcattattccaaTAGTTTCCACGTTAatggaaaaataagaaaaattttccgGCTACAAAGTGTTTATGCTATAACTCctctaatttccaaccgattttcgTGGAAATTGGGtcataagaaaggatttttaattccaaacaaacaatgtatctacaaaaattttcattattccaatagtttccaagttaatggaaaattaagaaaaattttccaaaaaaaagtgtttttgctATAACTCctctaatttccaaccgattttcgTGGAAATTGGGtcataagaaaggatttttaattccaaacaaacaatgtatctacaaaaattttcattattccaatagtttccaagttaatggaaaaataaggaaaatttgCCAGATACAAAGTGTCTTTGCTATAACTCctctaatttccaaccgattttcatggaaattggGTCAtagaaaaggatttttaattccaaacaaataatgtttctatgaaaattttcgttattccaatagtttccaagttaatgggaaattatggaaaattttccGGATACAAAGTGTCTTTGCTATAACTTctctaatttccaaccgattttcgTGGAAATCGGGTCATAGGAAAGGATTTTCAATTCCGAACAAAACATTCACATTAACTCACCGTAAATCGACTTCAAATGTCCCTCCATGAACATGATACACCTGCCCGTCCTCAAATCCCACACTCTCCCGAACGAGTCCAGTCCCCCGCTGGCGCACACCGACCCGTCACCTTGAAAGGACAAACAATAGACCGGTTTCGCGTGCCCCTCCTGATGCAGCACCTCGGTGCACTGCTCCAGGTCCCACAGTCGCCACGAGTTATCGAAGCAGCAGGTACCCAAGAACCTGCCCGAGGGATGAAACGCGATCCGGGACACCCGGTGGGGCACGTGACCCTCGATGTCCGCGATCGGTTCCTCGTTTTTAAAGTCCCACAGTTTGACCGAACCGTCCGAGGCGCAGGAGGCCATGTTACATATGGTCTCCTCCTGCGACAAGGTGGCTTTCGGGTGGAACACTATGGCCCCCACGTTGCAGGTGTGTCCTAAAAGGTCAAACGGGTTCCTTAGCACGGAAAACGGGGTTCGATTGTGTCGCGTCGGTACCTTTAAGGGTTTGCTTCAGTTCGCAGTCGGGTATCGACCAGATTTTGCAGAGACCGCTCCACGAGGCGGTGGCTAAAAGTTTGGAATTGGGCGAGAAGGTGCAGTACGATATCGGTCTGTTGTCTCCCACTTGTGAGGAGTATATCGCCATCTGATGTATCTTTTTTTGCACTTCTTGATATCTACGAGACATCAATTGACCCTAAAAAGTCccttaattaagaaaaaaccaCCCTCACCTGGCTGTCTTAGTGGTAGCGGGCAGCTCCAATAACCTCCTGGCCTCCATCAGTCTCTCTTTCGCCCTAGGTAACGAATAGTGGGCTATccataacctaaaaaagaataattcaaTGACAAAGAGTCTCAAAAATCTCAAGTTCACCTGGCGATTCTCAAGGAGTCCGGCCCCTCGTGGTACCACGTCTGCTCCTGGTCCTTCTCAAACTGTTTCCGTTCCTCCTCGGCCTCCCTCCTTATCACAGAGTCCTCGCCCAATCGGCTTAAAATGTCCCTTAACCTGCTCCGTCTCTCGGCGGGGCCCTCGCCGAAGAGGCAAATGGGTTCGCCCAGCTGACGCAGGTTTCGTTTCACCTCGCCGTCATCAGTCGAGACGTTGATAGAGCGGGCCTTCTTTCTTCTCTCGAACTCTTCGAGTAGGGCCTGTTTGTCTCGCGCCATCGCCTCCTCCAGTTCGATGTACTCGTTGTTTTCTTCCGGAGGAGGAGGCGCCGGGGGCTTAATTGGTTCACCTTCCATCGAATCGCTGTCGCTACCTTCCGAAGCGACTTCCATGCGGGCTCGTTCCTGGTCTTCCAGGGATCCATAATGGATGGTTTTCGTCTTTTTTACGTATGTAATTTCGTCGTCAGACATGCCAGTAATAAAGGATTACTCTTGGAAGGAATTACTTGTTTAAACGCGCCCCTTTAttgaacaataaaatgattaagAGGGGCTTGCTGTTTGTTTGTATACaataacataacctaaaaactTAACAGTGGTGCTGTCACTTTGACATAATAGTAATGACGTACGCGTTATGCagtcgagaacgcagcatatgtcgttggTTATAGTGCGCGCTCAATGTGATTTAAGCAACTTAATTCCCGTATCTCCCAAAATTCCCAtaggatttaaataaaacttcttttataatacataataaatatctaaaccgatttTAGATTGAGAATTTCAGGAGATAAGGGcattattttgattataaaaCAGCGAGGGCGGACTATAACcaccgacatatgctgcgttctcgatttgaaCGGACGCTAACTTCACACACACCCATGACTTATCTGAGACACTCCCTATTTCTTTCTTGAGAGGTtagtttttgaggttatgtgtCTTGTTTTCATTTATTCATCATCAAGATGCCTTTATAAGCGCTTATTATTGTCCCTAAATCAAAAATGAGAAACTACAAGTCCATAATAAGTGCCGGAAAGAAACTGGTTAAGGTTGGCATTATAGGTATGCCCAACTCTGGAAAAAGCACCCTAATCAACGACTTGAGCCAGAGGAGGTCGTGCCCCACTTCCTCGAAAGTGCACACCACTCGCGCCCAAAGTATGGCCATCTTTACGGAAGGAGACACCCAGGTGGTCTTCATTGACACCCCGGGCCTCGTTAACCAGAAGGAGCAGAAAAAGTTCAATTTAGAAAAGACGTTTATTAGGGACCCGAAGAATGCCCTGAAAGAGGCGGATGTTATAGGGGTAGTTCATGATACATCAAACGTATATGGCAGAGAAAAGTTGGATATTAAAATCGTGAATTTGCTTGAGCACCATCGGGACAGCCCCAGTTTTCTTGTGTTGAACAAAATAGACCTTTTAAAGTCGAAACGGAAACTTTTAGACATCGCGAGGATCCTTACGGAGAGTAGCATTGATGGCTCCCCAGTTCCTCGTCAAGGGGTCAACGAGGAATGCAAACATCAAGAGTACAAAGGGTGGCCCCATTTCAAGGAAGTTTTCATGATATCCGCTTTATACGGGGACGGGGTGGAAGATTTAAGGAGTCACATTGTCAGGCAAGCGAAACCTGCCGAATGGATGTTCCCCGAAGAGATCTGGACCGATCAACGAGCCGAGGACATAATAACCAGTTCAGTGCAAGCGAAACTGTTGGATTTCCTCCCGCAAGAGATCCCTTACAAGTTAAGGCCGGAACTCGAGTATTTCGACATAAACTCGAGCACCGGCGTGATGACCACGTGCGTTACAGTGAAAAGTCCCTCCAAGAGGATCTCCTCATTGGTCGCGGGCACCGCTGACGGTAGGTTAAAGCAAATCGTGCAATCCGTACAAGACGACTTACAAAACACCTTTCATAATTTCGTTAGGGTTAAGATTGTATTGGACCCCTCTCCTAGTGatagtttgtaaataaatagtgATGCAGTGCACACGCATTTAAGCCTTTTTTATGTGTTTAATAACAGTATTACTGGATAAAGGTGAGAAGAACCCAGGACATTGTTATTATTctaatttgaggttatgttaatactcaaaaaaaatagattcatAACCTCACATTACAATGACGTTGACATAACCTTGATGATTATGTCAACGTCAtaaaaatttgaggttatgtcCACGTCATGATAATGTGAGGTTATGAATctgttttgattaaaaaaataatagtccaAACTTTTGGGGCCCATAAGAgtcttaaaacgaaaaaaatgttCGATATTCCCGAGGAAAAACTGCCCCCCTGCCTAAAAGACGATAACAGACTGAACGTGTTGTTTGCACCACTAAGAAATAAGAGCGTCAACCCAAAGGATTGGGAAGATAAAATTTCCACTTGGAAAACCGTTATAAGGGTCTATTGCGAGACGAACAACGTCTACTGCTTCACCTTGGCCTCTCTGAACAGCGTCTTCGTTAGGCACGGAAGGCCACCCCCTTGTCTTAATGAAGTCATTGCGGACATGGTAAGAAACCGAGAGGTCCAACCCGTAGAGGTTTTCCTTCAGAAAACTACGTCCCTTTCCTGGAGCGGTTGGTTAAGCGAGGTGGTCATTAAGGGACCCTTGAAATGGTCATATTACACAATGAAGAATGTCATGGTTCAAAACGCTAACGGGCAGTATGTTCACCTTGATGTAGTGAGGAGTAAAAGCGAGGAGCTACTGCACACTTTGCCCCAAACGTATCTGAACAAAATAATGAGTTTAAGGGAGTTGGTGTCTTTGAGTAAGGAGTTTAAGGATGTAGAGGGATTGAAGCTGTTATTGCACCATTTGGAGGGACAAAATAAGGTGTCGATCAAGACACTGTCCAGCCATAAGGCTGATAACGAGTTGGACACTTTACTGTTAAAATTCGGGGATGGAGTGACCCCCATTAGTGAGGTAGATGTTGCTATTCATACTTTAGAGAGAAACGAAAGGGCTTTATCTAAAACAGTTGAGAATCTAGAGGATGAAATTGATAAATGTGTCGACGAAGCCAAGAGCCATTTGAAGAAGAAACATAAGCAACTGGTAAGTATTAGTCTGATAGATATAGATCAGGCATAGGAGCTGTCCCTTATCGAGTTCTTCCTCTATCGAAAACACCCTATAGATcaaactttttaggcaaaaagtTGCCTAGTGAAAAAGCACCAACTGGAAAAACAGTTGGACAAGAATGCCAACGCTTTACACAACGTCCAGAACTGTCTGGAACAACTTAAAGGCACGCACACCAACGCCCACGTGTGGGAGGCCTACAAGGATGCTCTTAAAGCCTTTGACACCACTTACAAGAGCACAGGCATTAGTGAGGAGGCCGTTGAGGATACCATGTTGCAGTTGGGAGAGGTCAGTTTAGGTCAAGAAGGTTTAGGTCTGTCTAGTTTGTTGTCCATTGCAGGTTCTGGATGCGCACGATGACATTCAGTCAGTGTTGGCCCGTTCTCCCACGGGGAATGATGATGTCGAGGAACTGGAGAGGGAGTTGGAAGAGTTGATGGCTTCGGAGGAAAATCCCCCTCCACCACCACCAGATGAGGACGATTTGGAGAAACGGTTCAACAGTTTAAGGATCAAATTACCGGAAGTGCCCGGTGATGGTAGTCCGGATGTTTCCGTGGAAGAAGCGCCGTTGAACCATTGAAGAATGGTGGTGATAGAAGTGAGTCATGATTGATTggttagttttcttttttttttgtaataaatattaaacttattatatGTATTAGAAGCATTTTTATGAAAGCATGTCCAAGAAAAGAAacacagtctgaggtaacttggctcataactccacttctagtgttcAGATCGGGTcgatttttatcttaaaagattctttggagtgttcttaagctttcattgaagaaatcatgaaaatcgatccattagaaccatttttatccaattttttggaaaacatgtccaagaggaaagacagtctgaggtaacttggctcataactccacttctagtgctcagattgagttgatttttgttttaaaagattctttggagtgttcttaagctttcgtTGAAGGAATCATGAAGTTCCATgcatcagaagcatttttattcaattttttggaaaagcaTGTCCAAGAgcaaagacagtctgaggtaacttggctcataactccacttctagtgctcagatcgggttgatttttgttttaaaagattctttagagtGTTCTTAAACTTTCGTTGAAGGAATCATGAAATTCCATgcatcagaagcatttttattcaattttttggaaaaacatgtCCAAGAgcaaagacagtctgaggtaacttggctcataactccacttctagtgctcagatcgggttgatttttgttttaaaagattctttggagtgttcttaagctttcgtTGAAGGAATCATGAAGTTCCATgcatcagaagcatttttattcaattttttggaaaagcaTGTCCAAGAgcaaagacagtctgaggtaacttggctcataactccacttctagtgctcagatcgggttgatttttgttttaaaagattctttggagtgttcttaagctttcgttgaaagaatcatgaaattccatgcatcagaagcatttttattcaattttttggaaaagcaTGTCCAAGAgcaaagacagtctgaggtaacttggcgcataactccacttctagtgctcagaacgagttgatttttgttttaaaagattttttagagtgttcttaagcttccaTTGAAGGAATCATGAAATTCCATTcatcagaagcatttttattcaattttttggaaaaacatgtCCAAGAgcaaagacagtctgaggtaacttgggtcataactccacttctagtgctcagaacgagttgatttttgttttaaaagattctttggagtgttcttaagctttcgttgaaagaatcatgaaattccatgcatcagaagcatttttattcaattttttgaaaaaacatgtcCAAGAgcaaagacagtctgaggtaacttcggtcataacttcacttctagtgctcagaacgagttgatttttgttttaaaagattctttagagtgttcttaagcttccattgaagaaatcatggaaatccatggatcagaagcatttttattcaattttttgtaaaaacatgtCCAATAtgaaagacagtctgaggtaacttggcctataactccacttctagtgctcagatcgagttgatttttgttttaaaagattctttagagtGTTTTTAAGCTTCCATTGAAGGAATCATGAAATTCCATGCATcagaaccatttttatccaattttttggaaaacatgtccAAAAGTatagacagtctgaggtaacttgggtcataactccacttctagtgctcagatcgagttgatttttgttttaaaagattctttagagtgttcttaagcttccattgaagaaatcatggaaatccatggatcagaagcatttttattcaattttttgaaaaaacatgtGCAAGAGCAAAGAcggtctgaggtaacttggctcataactccacttctagtgctcagatcgggttgatttttattttaaaagattctttggagtgttcttaagctttcgttgaaggaatcatggaaatccatggatcagaagcatttttattcaattttttggaaaaacgtgTCCAAGAgcaaagacagtctgaggtaacttggctcataactccacttctagtgctcagatcgagttgatttttgttataaaagattctttgaagtgttcttaagctttcgttgaagaaatcatggaaatccatggatcagaagcatttttattcaattttttggaaaagcaTGTCCAAGAGCAAAGAacgtctgaggtaacttggctcataactccacttctaatgctcagatcgagttgatttttgttttaaaagattctttagagtgttcttaagctttcgtTGAAGGAATCATGAAATTCCATGgatcagaagcatttttattcaattttttgaaaaaacatgtcCAAGAgcaaagacagtctgaggtaacttgggtcataactcttcttctagtgctcagatcaagttgatttttgttttaaaagattctttagagtgttcttaagctttcgttgaagaaatcatggaaatccatggatcagaagcatttttattcaattttttggaaaagcaTGTCCAAGAGCAAAGAacgtctgaggtaacttggctcataactccacttctagtgctcagatcgagttgatttttgtcttaaaagattctttagagtgttcttaagctttcgttgaagaaatcatgaaattccatgcatcagaagcatttttattcaatttttgtcCTTGGGTCAGGACCtagtgttcaaaaaaaaacaacgccCTCTAGATTTTGAACAgaactttattttttgaaaatactctCGCTCTCTTTCACTCGCACAAATTTTGATGCAACAATGAACGGCGCCGACTTGACTATAGAGGGAGACACAATAATAATTAGGTTGGAAAAAGAACAGGGGCGGGGGGAGGGAGGGAGCACCCAAACTAGACGTGCGTAATCTTCGGTACAGATGGCGCGACGATAGGAGCAAGGTACGACCCCGTAGGTATAAGTAAGTACCAAAGAATAACAATAAAAAGGAactagaattaattttattaattaatttaagggtTAAAGCACCCTCGAAGGTCGTGTCCGGttataatgagaaaaaaaaacaattgcactaaataaagagagaaaaaaaaacaaataaatcgcACCCTCGCTCCTactattacattaaaaaaaaacaaaaaatcaataatcgtTCAAGTCGAACTCCCCGTAGTCTAACTCGTCTAGTTGGAAACTCTGGAAATCCACTTTGTACCGTAACAGACCTGAAAACAAAAGACGAAACGGCGTGTTAGCGtcgaaaacaaacaaaaaaacaaaagaaaattgacACACAAACAAACCAAAAAGACACTTTTTCACTAAGTACGTTTCTGTGCTACCGTCGGCGTGTGGGGGTCGGTCCGAATTGAAGGCGCCCCGTTTAACATAACGCGAAACAACGGGTAAAATcgagaaatatttaaatcggtGTGTGGCCGGCGAGATCGCCCGATTTGgctccattatttttttttaagggattATATGCAGTTGAACGTCtctttttataatgaaattagTGCCCAGGTTAATGGCAGAATGGCAAACTAGTTATTTATTTGGATATTATTGGATATTATTGGGGTGATTTTTccaaggaatttcttactggtaaagtgtgtggggtgggtggggggtgtaagggttgttttaataaaaaaatgtttttataaattaagagtCATGTagaataatgtaaattatagTTCGTTTTGTGTAAATTAATGAAGTGAGGTGTTCAATTGATTGAatttactgcaaaaaaaaaccgttttttggattttttgagggaaatttgggtataacttttttttggtgcattttccaaaaaagttttattaagcttttttgaagcattttcgATGTTTTATCGATgtaccaaaaaacttttaaaaatttttgaaattttttttttctccagatttttcttaaaaaattgtgatttttccaaaaattgtccataacttctttattttggcatttacgattaaaaattattttagatgaTTTGTAGTATTTTTAACAAGGAATCCAATGCTCAAAGAAAATCTTCAAATTTCCCAACAGTTTTCGAGAAAACTCGGGAAAACTAtttagaggtttttcccaattttctggaaagcTGTTGGAcctaaaaatgaattttttgtttcatatgatgcgcattgaaattccgaacaacttttgtttaaacaatttttttctccaatcaatagttttccagaaaaaaaataaaaaccgaaatccTGGACATTTTCctaggggtacccctttggattttttgacaaagacttttttaagtataactttttccaggtacattttccaaaaaagttttattagacttttttagagcattttaaatgatttatcgatttgctaaaaaaaaatacattttttgaaaaaaaaaattttttccgattttttggccgaaaattttcaaatttttcaaaaatcttctat
The sequence above is a segment of the Anthonomus grandis grandis chromosome 20, icAntGran1.3, whole genome shotgun sequence genome. Coding sequences within it:
- the LOC126747841 gene encoding U4/U6 small nuclear ribonucleoprotein Prp4; translated protein: MSDDEITYVKKTKTIHYGSLEDQERARMEVASEGSDSDSMEGEPIKPPAPPPPEENNEYIELEEAMARDKQALLEEFERRKKARSINVSTDDGEVKRNLRQLGEPICLFGEGPAERRSRLRDILSRLGEDSVIRREAEEERKQFEKDQEQTWYHEGPDSLRIARLWIAHYSLPRAKERLMEARRLLELPATTKTARYQEVQKKIHQMAIYSSQVGDNRPISYCTFSPNSKLLATASWSGLCKIWSIPDCELKQTLKGHTCNVGAIVFHPKATLSQEETICNMASCASDGSVKLWDFKNEEPIADIEGHVPHRVSRIAFHPSGRFLGTCCFDNSWRLWDLEQCTEVLHQEGHAKPVYCLSFQGDGSVCASGGLDSFGRVWDLRTGRCIMFMEGHLKSIYGIDFSPDGYHLATGSEDNTCKIWDLRKRSVLYTIPAHNNLIADVKFQKIEGNFLVTASYDGKVKIWSNKTWQPLKTLSGHDGKIMCCDVSADNEFIVTSSYDRTFKLWAPEQ
- the LOC126747843 gene encoding GTPase Era, mitochondrial; its protein translation is MRNYKSIISAGKKLVKVGIIGMPNSGKSTLINDLSQRRSCPTSSKVHTTRAQSMAIFTEGDTQVVFIDTPGLVNQKEQKKFNLEKTFIRDPKNALKEADVIGVVHDTSNVYGREKLDIKIVNLLEHHRDSPSFLVLNKIDLLKSKRKLLDIARILTESSIDGSPVPRQGVNEECKHQEYKGWPHFKEVFMISALYGDGVEDLRSHIVRQAKPAEWMFPEEIWTDQRAEDIITSSVQAKLLDFLPQEIPYKLRPELEYFDINSSTGVMTTCVTVKSPSKRISSLVAGTADGRLKQIVQSVQDDLQNTFHNFVRVKIVLDPSPSDSL
- the LOC126747842 gene encoding charged multivesicular body protein 7, whose product is MFDIPEEKLPPCLKDDNRLNVLFAPLRNKSVNPKDWEDKISTWKTVIRVYCETNNVYCFTLASLNSVFVRHGRPPPCLNEVIADMVRNREVQPVEVFLQKTTSLSWSGWLSEVVIKGPLKWSYYTMKNVMVQNANGQYVHLDVVRSKSEELLHTLPQTYLNKIMSLRELVSLSKEFKDVEGLKLLLHHLEGQNKVSIKTLSSHKADNELDTLLLKFGDGVTPISEVDVAIHTLERNERALSKTVENLEDEIDKCVDEAKSHLKKKHKQLAKSCLVKKHQLEKQLDKNANALHNVQNCLEQLKGTHTNAHVWEAYKDALKAFDTTYKSTGISEEAVEDTMLQLGEVLDAHDDIQSVLARSPTGNDDVEELERELEELMASEENPPPPPPDEDDLEKRFNSLRIKLPEVPGDGSPDVSVEEAPLNH